A single window of Pseudarthrobacter psychrotolerans DNA harbors:
- a CDS encoding ABC transporter permease has protein sequence MITFILKRLGSGLVVLFAVSILVFSLLYVSSGSIARNILGDQATPEQLAVKEAELGLDQPIITRYFSWLTHALSGDLGTSWFTSEPVANALATRIPVTMTMVIAAMLLISIIATLIGVAAAVKRGWVDRIVQIGAIIGDSVPGFVIGIILVTILAIQMGLFPATSTISPGVGADAWVLSLTLPVIALLINGVTGGAQQIRSAVIKQLERDYVRTLRSRGIGETEVLFKHVLRSAAPAGLTVLSLQLIGMLGGVVIIEQIFALPGMGPLAVAATSQSDQPVVMGVVMYTVAVVIVVNLIVDMLNGWLNPKVRVS, from the coding sequence GTATCGAGCGGCAGCATAGCGCGGAACATCCTGGGCGACCAGGCAACGCCGGAGCAGCTGGCCGTGAAGGAAGCCGAACTGGGGCTCGACCAGCCCATCATCACGCGCTATTTCAGCTGGCTCACCCACGCACTGAGCGGGGACCTCGGCACATCGTGGTTCACCTCTGAGCCCGTCGCCAACGCGCTGGCCACGCGCATTCCGGTGACCATGACCATGGTGATTGCAGCCATGCTCCTGATCTCCATCATCGCCACCCTCATCGGCGTTGCCGCGGCAGTAAAGCGCGGCTGGGTGGACAGAATCGTCCAGATCGGCGCCATCATCGGTGATTCCGTTCCAGGCTTTGTCATCGGCATCATCCTGGTGACCATCCTGGCCATCCAGATGGGCCTTTTCCCCGCCACCAGCACCATCTCGCCCGGTGTCGGAGCGGACGCCTGGGTACTTTCCCTGACCCTTCCGGTGATTGCGCTGCTGATCAACGGCGTCACTGGCGGTGCCCAGCAGATCCGCAGCGCCGTCATCAAGCAGCTCGAACGCGATTATGTCCGCACCCTGCGCAGCCGCGGAATCGGCGAGACCGAGGTCCTGTTCAAGCACGTCCTGCGCAGCGCAGCTCCGGCCGGCCTGACCGTACTCAGCCTCCAGCTGATCGGCATGCTCGGCGGTGTGGTCATCATCGAGCAGATCTTTGCCCTGCCCGGCATGGGGCCACTCGCCGTAGCCGCCACCAGCCAGAGTGACCAGCCCGTGGTCATGGGCGTCGTTATGTACACCGTCGCCGTTGTCATTGTGGTCAACCTCATTGTTGACATGCTCAACGGCTGGCTTAACCCGAAGGTGCGTGTCTCGTGA
- a CDS encoding ABC transporter ATP-binding protein — translation MGESGSGKSQTAFSILGLLPDTARIVGGAIQFDGNYTVAPGEDKVNQGRLSKLRGKRISYIPQEPMSNLDPAFTIGYQLVTPMVRVLGITKAEATKRAMKLLSDVGIVSPERTFKAYPHEVSGGMAQRVLIAGAISCEPDLIIADEPTTALDVTVQADVLDLIRDLQRRLGVGVILVTHNFGVVADLCDRVVVMQNGRLVEEGPCGRSCANRRNAIPRLCWLRCWKARNR, via the coding sequence GTGGGCGAATCCGGGTCGGGTAAGTCCCAGACTGCCTTCTCCATCCTGGGCCTGCTGCCGGACACCGCACGAATCGTGGGCGGCGCCATCCAGTTCGATGGCAACTACACGGTCGCTCCAGGTGAGGACAAGGTCAACCAGGGCCGCCTCTCCAAGCTGCGCGGCAAGCGGATTTCCTACATCCCGCAGGAACCCATGAGCAACCTGGACCCGGCCTTCACCATCGGCTACCAGCTGGTTACGCCCATGGTGCGTGTCCTGGGAATCACCAAGGCCGAAGCCACCAAGCGGGCCATGAAGCTGCTCTCCGACGTCGGCATCGTCAGCCCGGAGCGCACCTTCAAGGCCTACCCTCACGAGGTATCCGGTGGCATGGCCCAGCGTGTGCTTATCGCCGGCGCCATCAGCTGCGAACCGGACCTCATCATTGCCGATGAGCCCACCACCGCACTGGACGTCACGGTCCAGGCCGATGTGCTGGACCTCATCCGCGACCTCCAGCGCCGGCTCGGCGTCGGCGTCATCCTGGTGACCCACAACTTCGGCGTTGTGGCTGACCTCTGCGACCGTGTTGTGGTCATGCAGAACGGCCGGCTGGTGGAGGAGGGCCCGTGCGGGAGATCCTGCGCGAACCGAAGGAACGCTATACCCAGACTTTGTTGGCTTCGATGCTGGAAGGCAAGGAACCGATGA